One Spirochaetaceae bacterium genomic window carries:
- a CDS encoding chemotaxis protein CheX, producing the protein MRIDYINPFVESAFSVMHEILGCEIKRGDLYLKGKTQSILGVATIVGLAGSVEGRVILDMKTSTALAIASAMNFEELTVVDDLVQATITELANIITGRAVSRLHEMGFKFDITPPAIITGEGTKIHDAGIEALIVPLEMPLGKVEVNVAIKERG; encoded by the coding sequence ATGCGAATTGACTATATCAACCCTTTTGTAGAATCGGCCTTTTCGGTAATGCACGAAATATTAGGTTGCGAAATAAAGCGAGGTGATTTATACTTAAAAGGTAAAACGCAAAGCATTTTAGGGGTAGCTACCATCGTCGGCTTAGCCGGCAGCGTAGAGGGGCGGGTTATTTTAGATATGAAAACGAGTACAGCCTTAGCTATTGCCAGCGCCATGAACTTTGAAGAGCTAACGGTAGTGGACGATTTAGTACAAGCCACCATTACCGAGCTGGCTAATATTATTACCGGCCGAGCTGTATCACGCCTGCACGAAATGGGCTTTAAATTTGATATTACACCGCCTGCTATTATTACAGGCGAAGGTACTAAAATTCATGATGCCGGGATAGAAGCTTTAATTGTACCGCTGGAAATGCCGCTGGGTAAAGTTGAAGTTAATGTGGCCATAAAGGAAAGGGGGTAA
- a CDS encoding response regulator, whose protein sequence is MNEIPGIATKEPQGLKSDGSSYRVMIVDDSMFVAKQIGQILSSEGFEVVATVGDGEAAVEQYKILQSKIDLVTMDITMPKMDGVTALEKIIEFDPNAKIVMISALGRQDLVKKSLMLGAKNYIVKPLDRKKVLERVVSVVRN, encoded by the coding sequence ATGAATGAAATACCGGGAATAGCAACAAAAGAGCCGCAAGGGCTTAAATCTGATGGTTCATCTTATCGGGTAATGATAGTTGACGACTCTATGTTTGTAGCCAAACAAATTGGCCAAATTTTAAGCAGTGAAGGTTTTGAGGTAGTGGCCACCGTAGGTGATGGCGAAGCTGCCGTAGAGCAATATAAAATACTGCAATCTAAAATAGATTTAGTAACGATGGACATTACCATGCCTAAAATGGACGGCGTTACCGCCCTAGAAAAAATTATCGAGTTTGACCCTAACGCTAAAATTGTTATGATAAGCGCTTTAGGGCGGCAAGATTTGGTAAAAAAATCGTTAATGTTAGGGGCCAAAAACTATATTGTTAAACCGCTAGACCGTAAAAAGGTATTGGAGCGCGTGGTAAGCGTAGTACGTAACTAA
- the fliS gene encoding flagellar export chaperone FliS has protein sequence MYNKLNAGAFNAYKETRVKTASQARLIVMLYDEMLKQIDLVIECCEQGVNVKDYEVINTAINKAQSIIGELMSSLDFEKGGDIAPNLFHIYQYFNVELTEANLAKKVGNLVDVRQMVNDLREAWNAIDSNKSDPKQEAINIAG, from the coding sequence ATGTACAATAAACTGAATGCAGGGGCCTTTAATGCCTATAAAGAAACTAGGGTTAAAACAGCTAGTCAGGCTCGTTTAATTGTAATGCTTTACGATGAAATGCTTAAGCAAATCGATTTAGTAATTGAGTGCTGCGAGCAAGGCGTTAATGTAAAAGATTACGAAGTTATTAACACGGCTATTAACAAAGCTCAGAGCATTATCGGCGAACTTATGTCGAGCCTAGATTTTGAAAAAGGCGGCGATATTGCCCCAAACCTCTTTCATATCTATCAATATTTTAATGTAGAGCTTACCGAAGCTAACTTGGCTAAAAAAGTTGGCAATTTAGTAGATGTACGCCAAATGGTAAACGATTTGCGTGAAGCTTGGAACGCTATAGACAGCAACAAGAGCGACCCTAAACAAGAGGCCATTAATATTGCCGGTTAG
- a CDS encoding patatin-like phospholipase family protein, whose translation MKKLIIVISLLFLLPLNILAQDRPRIGLALGGGAALGLSHIGVLKVLEAYNIPIDIVTGTSIGSLIGALYALGYTAAEIEHIVVNEIDFTRILDDTLHRRFQDMATKLYNFNSPLSLSFGYNRAGQRFSGLSEAIELESLFDYYSWPSGRFNSFTEFPRAFAAITTNLQTGEAVRLTDGPLSVALRASMAFPTIFTPVRHNGIILSDGGLTRNLPVEDAFALGADIVIAIDLNPRFPDTGNPSIFTSLAELLLSQANEINLAQRALANVVIMPDLSDFELYSFGRARELIFEGERAALLAIEQLLPLAQPDNQFVLAPRIYNEPVLIENIEIDGTTATALVLSYLNISAPAYIELDTLWPAMRRLSFNGHFKRARFNYSGTTLIITLEENLPYRVGINLRYDSDFSLSAGFSLGWLSAGSWLMNGQTSLLYQNGFKNVGYFGLVYGQLHWLELFSTWYINDSLRPLPVRPANDIVPLRSELNDYHINLGLAVNISSISRLEAAYRLGHFSTGHVQTPFIEKNFFDVQGNLSALIFSFHIDTENNAHYPRSGLKFSAHSYIGLAPFNESGEFIRLDYLMRYNIPFAALNRRLPLHGELSFTLGSSGGMLFGDEAAALPLIFVLGGMTGRNNLLTMPGFEIGTAYGLSALSFNAGLMYTMLSRLHIIAKWNAAFISLNSPDYNLFNEQNLYQTAGLKIAIDFTIVRLEQGLYWNINRNRPYITIVIGSSF comes from the coding sequence ATGAAAAAGCTAATAATAGTTATATCTCTTCTATTTTTATTGCCGCTTAATATTTTAGCGCAAGATAGGCCGCGTATTGGCCTAGCTTTGGGTGGCGGGGCGGCTTTGGGTTTAAGCCATATTGGTGTACTTAAAGTGCTGGAAGCTTACAATATCCCCATCGATATTGTAACCGGTACCAGTATTGGCTCGTTAATTGGGGCTTTGTATGCTTTAGGCTATACCGCCGCCGAAATAGAACACATTGTGGTAAACGAAATAGATTTTACCCGTATTTTAGATGACACTTTGCACCGCCGTTTTCAGGATATGGCCACCAAACTTTACAACTTTAACTCGCCGCTGTCTCTCTCTTTTGGCTATAATCGAGCCGGCCAAAGATTCAGCGGCCTTTCGGAAGCTATCGAGCTGGAGAGTCTCTTCGATTATTACAGTTGGCCCAGCGGCCGTTTTAATAGTTTTACCGAATTTCCACGCGCTTTTGCCGCCATCACCACCAATTTACAAACCGGCGAGGCGGTGCGCTTAACCGACGGCCCGTTAAGCGTGGCTTTGCGTGCCAGTATGGCCTTCCCTACCATCTTTACACCGGTTAGGCACAACGGTATAATTTTAAGCGATGGCGGCCTTACCCGTAACTTACCGGTAGAAGACGCCTTTGCTTTAGGGGCCGATATTGTAATTGCCATCGATTTAAACCCGCGCTTTCCCGATACCGGCAACCCCAGCATTTTTACCAGTTTAGCCGAGTTGCTGTTAAGCCAAGCTAACGAAATAAATTTAGCCCAGCGTGCCTTAGCTAATGTGGTTATTATGCCCGATTTAAGCGATTTTGAGTTATACAGTTTTGGCCGGGCACGCGAACTTATCTTTGAGGGCGAACGCGCCGCTTTGCTGGCCATCGAGCAACTGCTACCGTTGGCGCAGCCGGATAATCAATTTGTCCTTGCGCCGCGCATATACAATGAACCGGTTTTAATAGAAAACATCGAGATAGACGGCACAACGGCTACCGCCTTAGTTTTAAGCTACTTAAATATTAGCGCCCCAGCTTATATAGAGTTAGATACCTTATGGCCGGCTATGCGCCGCCTTAGCTTTAACGGCCACTTTAAACGCGCTCGCTTTAACTATAGCGGTACCACCTTAATTATTACTTTAGAAGAAAATTTACCTTATCGTGTAGGCATAAATTTACGTTACGATTCCGATTTTAGTTTAAGCGCCGGCTTTTCGCTTGGTTGGTTATCTGCCGGCAGCTGGCTAATGAACGGCCAAACCAGCTTGCTTTATCAAAACGGTTTTAAAAATGTGGGCTACTTCGGCCTTGTGTATGGCCAGCTGCATTGGCTGGAGCTTTTTAGCACGTGGTATATAAACGATAGTCTTAGGCCGCTGCCGGTTAGGCCGGCCAACGATATTGTCCCCTTAAGAAGCGAACTTAATGATTACCATATTAATTTAGGGCTAGCCGTTAATATTTCTTCTATCAGCCGTTTAGAGGCCGCCTATCGTTTAGGACATTTTTCTACCGGCCACGTACAAACACCGTTTATCGAAAAAAATTTTTTTGATGTACAAGGTAATCTTTCGGCCCTTATCTTTAGTTTTCATATCGATACCGAAAACAATGCTCACTACCCGCGCTCGGGCTTAAAGTTTAGCGCTCATAGTTACATCGGGTTAGCTCCCTTTAACGAAAGCGGCGAGTTTATCCGGCTAGATTATTTAATGCGTTATAACATTCCTTTTGCAGCCCTTAACCGCCGTTTACCGCTGCACGGCGAGCTTTCGTTTACTTTGGGCAGCAGCGGCGGTATGCTGTTTGGCGATGAGGCAGCCGCTTTGCCTTTAATTTTTGTACTGGGCGGTATGACCGGCCGTAATAACCTGCTAACTATGCCGGGTTTTGAGATAGGCACCGCTTACGGGCTATCGGCTTTAAGTTTTAACGCCGGCTTAATGTATACTATGCTCTCGCGCCTGCATATTATAGCTAAATGGAATGCCGCTTTTATCAGTTTAAACAGCCCCGATTATAATTTGTTTAACGAGCAAAATTTGTACCAAACCGCCGGCCTAAAAATAGCTATAGATTTTACCATAGTTCGCCTTGAGCAAGGGCTTTACTGGAACATTAACCGTAACCGCCCCTATATAACTATCGTTATCGGCAGCTCTTTTTAA